GGGCGCGTCCTCACCGCGTGGCCTGAGCTCGGCGGTCGGCACGCTCACCTTCAGCACCCCGATCTGCACCACGGCCTCCTCCCCGTCCACCCGCACCACGGTTCCCGTCTTGCGGTACGAAGGCACCTCCACCGTCATGCCGGGCTTGAGGCCCTCCAGGCGCGGGCGCTTGGGTTCCGGCCGGCCCTTTTGGCGCAGCTGCATCACCGTCCGGAGCGCGTCGCGCTTGGCCGACTCCCCCTTGCGCGCCTGCTCCCGGAGGGAACGGATGCGCTCGTGCACCTCCTTGAGGAGCCGGTCCGCCTCGGCCCGCGCGGCCTCGAGGCGCTCCTGGCGTTCCGCCTCGATGCGCGCCAGGCGCGCCTCCAGCTCGGCACGCAGGGCCTCGGCCTCGGCCCGCGCGGCGCGGGCCTGCGCGAGTTCGGCCTCCAAGGCGCGGCGTTCCGCCTCGATCCGCTCCAGGAGGAGCTCGAGCTCGCGGCCCTCGGGGCCGAGGAGGGCTTCCGCTCGTTTAAGGACCGCTTCCGGGAAGCCCAGTTGCCGCGCGACCGCGAGGGCGTAACTGCGGCCGGGCACCCCGAGGACGAGGCGGTAGGTGGGCTCGAGGCGCTCCAGGTCGAAGGCCATCGAGGCGTTCAGGACCCCTTCGCGCTCCATGGCGAAGGCCTTGAGGGGGGTGAGGTGCGTGGTGATCACGCCGCGCGCGCCGCGCTCCAGCAGGGCCTCGAGGACCGCTTGGGAGAGCGCGGCGCCCTCCATGGGGTCGGTGCCGGAGCCGAGCTCGTCGATCAGGACGAGGGCGCGGGGGGAAGCGTGCTGCAGCACGGCCTCGAGGCGCACGAGGTGCGCGGCGAAGGTGGAGAGGCTGTGCTCGAGGGACTGCTCGTCCCCGATGTCCACCAGCAGGGCGTCCACCCACGGGAGTTCTGCGGCCCGAGCCGGGACGAAGAGGCCGGACTGCGCCATCAGGACCGCGAGGCCGAGGGATTTCAGGAGGACGGTCTTCCCCCCCATGTTCGGGCCCGTGATGAGCAGGAGGCGGCGGTCCGCGTCGAGCTCGAGGTCGTTCGGCACGCAGTTCACGATGAGGGGGTGGAAGAGGCCCTCTAGGCGGTAGGTGCCCGCCTCGCCCCACCGGGGCCGCACGAGGCGCCAGTCCTCCGCGAGGCTGGCCGCGGCGCGCACCAGATCCAGCGCGGCGAGGGCCTCGAGGGTGCGGTCCACCTCGGGGTCCGCGGCGAGGGCCTGGGTGAGTTCGAAGAGGACGCGCTGCACCTCGGCCTCCTCCTCGAGGCGCAGCTTGGCGAGCTCGTTATTGAGGGGCACGACCGAGGCCGGCTCGAGGAAGACCGTGGCGCCCGAGGCGGACTGGTCCAGCACGATGCCCGTCACCTGGTGCTGGAGGTGCGCCTTGATGGGGATGACGTACCGGTCGCGGCGCAGGGTGATGAAGCGTTCCTGCACCGCCTCCGGGTGCGCGTCCATCACCGCGTAGAGCCGATCCTGGATCTGGGCCCGCAGGGGCTCCATGCGCCGGCGGATCTGGCGCAGCTTGGGGGTGGCGTGGTCCTTAACGCGCCCGTCCTCCTCCAAGGCCTCCGCCACGCGCCGGCGGAAAAGGAGGTGCTCCCCCACACGCGCGGCGAGCCCGGCGAGGTGCTCGGTCTCGGCCTCGAGGAGGTGCCGCTTGAGCTCCGCAGCAGCGGAGAGGGTGTGGGCGGCCTCCACGAGCTCGAGGCCCTCGAGCCGCCGGCCCTCGCGCGCGCGTTGGAGGAGGGGCCGGAGGTCCCGGATCCCCCCCAGGCGGTAGGGCACGAGAAGGGCCTCAGCCACCGCGGCTTGGAAGGCCTGGGCCTCGGCCGGGGTAGGGTACGGCTCGAGGGCCTGGGCGCGCTCCACGCCCAAAGCGGTCGCGGCGCGCTCGGCTAAAGCCGCGCGCACCCGGTCGAACTCGAGGGCGGTTCGTGCGTCTCGCATCATCCCGTCGCCCCGCTCAAGCCGCGGGGCACCCAAAGCCGCAGTATACACGCCTGGAGGGGGGAAGAAGGTAAGGGGTTACTCCCCCACCTCGACCACCGACTTGTCCCCCAGCACGAGCTTGTGCGCCTTGGGCAGGCCTTTGCGCGTGGTGACCTTGGAGCCCACACCCAGGATGCACTCCTGTATCCGGAGGTTCACGTCCTCCACCACGGCCTTGTCCTCGAGGATGGAGAACTCCACCTCGGCGCGGCGCACCTGCGCGCCGGGGCCGACCGAGGTGAAGGGACCGATGAAGGCGCTTTCCACCACGGCGCCGCTCGCGATCAAAGCCGGGCCCAGGATCGTGGAGTCGAGGACGCTCGCGCCCGGCTCGATCACCACGCGGCCCGTGACGCGGCTACCCGAAACCAGGCCCTCCACGCGAGGCTCGAGGCCTTCGAGGAGGAGGCGGTTCGCGTCGAGGAGGTCGTGGGGTCGTCCGGTGTCCTTCCACCATCCCTCCACGGTCACGCCGCGCACCGCGCGCCCCCGGTCGATCAGGCCTTGGATGGCGTCGGTGATCTCGTACTCGCCGCGCGCGCTGGGCTCGAGGCCCGCGATGATCTCGTGGATCTCCGGGGTGAAGACGTACACGCCCGCGACCGCGAGGTTCGTGGGGGGGTTCTGGGGTTTTTCCAGGAGGCGGACGATCCGGCCTCCCTCCACGACCGCCACGCCGAACTGCTGGGGGTTCTCGACGGGCACGAGGGCGATGACCGCGTCGGCCTCGTCCTGCTGGAAGGCCTTGACGAAGCGCGCCACCCCGTGCTCGAACAGGTTGTCCCCCAGGTACATCACGAAGGGGCTGTCCCCCAGCCACTCGCGCGCCACCCGCACCGCGTGCGCGAGCCCTTGGGACTCCTCCTGCACGATGTAGGTGAGGCGCGCGTCCTTGAACCCGTTGAGCGCGAGGCGGATGTCCTTGGCCGTGTCGGGCGAGACGACCACTCCGATCTCGGTGATGCCTGAGCGGGTTAGGTTCTCGACCGCGTAGTGAATGATGGGCCGGCCAGCCACCCGGATCGCCGGCTTGGGTCGCGTGTGGGTCAGGGGCCGCAGCCGGGTGCCGCGGCCTGCCGCGAGGATGAGGCCCTTCATGCTCATGCCTTCATTGTATGGGAGGCG
This region of Marinithermus hydrothermalis DSM 14884 genomic DNA includes:
- a CDS encoding endonuclease MutS2, which translates into the protein MMRDARTALEFDRVRAALAERAATALGVERAQALEPYPTPAEAQAFQAAVAEALLVPYRLGGIRDLRPLLQRAREGRRLEGLELVEAAHTLSAAAELKRHLLEAETEHLAGLAARVGEHLLFRRRVAEALEEDGRVKDHATPKLRQIRRRMEPLRAQIQDRLYAVMDAHPEAVQERFITLRRDRYVIPIKAHLQHQVTGIVLDQSASGATVFLEPASVVPLNNELAKLRLEEEAEVQRVLFELTQALAADPEVDRTLEALAALDLVRAAASLAEDWRLVRPRWGEAGTYRLEGLFHPLIVNCVPNDLELDADRRLLLITGPNMGGKTVLLKSLGLAVLMAQSGLFVPARAAELPWVDALLVDIGDEQSLEHSLSTFAAHLVRLEAVLQHASPRALVLIDELGSGTDPMEGAALSQAVLEALLERGARGVITTHLTPLKAFAMEREGVLNASMAFDLERLEPTYRLVLGVPGRSYALAVARQLGFPEAVLKRAEALLGPEGRELELLLERIEAERRALEAELAQARAARAEAEALRAELEARLARIEAERQERLEAARAEADRLLKEVHERIRSLREQARKGESAKRDALRTVMQLRQKGRPEPKRPRLEGLKPGMTVEVPSYRKTGTVVRVDGEEAVVQIGVLKVSVPTAELRPRGEDAPRPKQAVVVKSGFEPELNVRGLTAVEAVEAVHDFISEALALKETPVRILHGKGTGALRRAIRDALKRDKRVASFHDAMPYEGGHGVTVVHLKV
- a CDS encoding glucose-1-phosphate thymidylyltransferase encodes the protein MKGLILAAGRGTRLRPLTHTRPKPAIRVAGRPIIHYAVENLTRSGITEIGVVVSPDTAKDIRLALNGFKDARLTYIVQEESQGLAHAVRVAREWLGDSPFVMYLGDNLFEHGVARFVKAFQQDEADAVIALVPVENPQQFGVAVVEGGRIVRLLEKPQNPPTNLAVAGVYVFTPEIHEIIAGLEPSARGEYEITDAIQGLIDRGRAVRGVTVEGWWKDTGRPHDLLDANRLLLEGLEPRVEGLVSGSRVTGRVVIEPGASVLDSTILGPALIASGAVVESAFIGPFTSVGPGAQVRRAEVEFSILEDKAVVEDVNLRIQECILGVGSKVTTRKGLPKAHKLVLGDKSVVEVGE